The genomic stretch ACTGAAATATAGACAATGCGATCCCACTTATAAATAGTTCTACACTACCGGGTAGCTTAATCTCGGTAACAAACAGATCATTGTTAGCAACTTCGCATGGCTAACAGTTACCTGAGTCCTTAATGCCAAAGCTGAACCTCCTTGGCTTTTTTAACATAGTTCCACATTTCACATGGTTCCAGTTTACCTAGCAACACTGAACCTGACTTCTTAATGCAAAAACTGTATCTTCTTTGCCCTTAGAAGCCCACGATACAACACTGACATGGTATGGACATCCGGCTGAATCCCCCTAAATGACATCTCATTAACAAGGTTTACAGCTTTACTGACGTTTGCCTTACTACAATAGCCACATAAGAGAGCCGTGTACGTCACAGTATCAGGTTCTAGACCTCTATTAATCATTTCATCAAAAAGGGCAATAGCATCTTGAAGGTTGTCTGTTTTGCAAGCATTGTCAATCAATACAGTATAACAAATAATATCAGGTTTTAGTTCCATATCTTTCATTTCACTTGAAATGGTGGAAATATCATTTGGCCCTCTACTATTACCTCCTGCATTAGAAAGGACACTGgcccttttcctttttatttttgcatgcCCATCTAACAGAACTGTGTATGTGACAACATCAGGTTTAATACCCCTCCCCTTCATATCCTTGAAGAGCTCACAGGCTTGATGCAGGCAGTTCACCCTGCAATATCCATTTATCATAATTGTGTAGGTAATGACATCAGGAGTTAACCCTTTCTCAACCATTTTATCAAACACCAATTGCGCCTTTCCCATATCTCCAGAGCTACAGAAAGCAGCTATAAGTTTGCAgcacattattttattaaggGAAGTATCTGATGCCAGCATCGCCTCAAATAGGACAAGTGTGTTGTCATGTTCACCTTTCATGCAAAGATTAATGAGAAGTTTTAAGCATGAACTCCCTTTCACCAAAACTCCTTGCTTAGACAATTTACCAAAAAGTTCATAAGCCGCCCTTGTACAGCCAACTTCACAGTAGCCGTTAAACAAGGCTGCATAATTATCTAGAGACTTGTTTTCCAAACTACCAAGAAAATTTTCGGCTTCTTTCACCTTCCCTCCCATGCATAAGCCTTCAATAATAACATTATGTGTAGTGCTGGTGGCTCTCAAACCCTGTGCCTCCATATTATCCAAGAGGTTTAACACCTCTTGTGCAAGGCCCTTTCTAGAAAATCCACCAGCTAGTACATTGTAAGTAACTATATCAGGTTTAAGACCTTTCCCCTTCATTTCCTCAAATAGATTCAAGGCATCAACAAGGCCTCCCTGAATAAGGTAGCCGGCCATTAAAGTTGTGTAGTGCACAACATCCATAACCATCTTCTTACTCTTCATCTCATCAAAAAACCTCACTGCTTGTTCTAACTTCCCCAGTTTGCAGCAAGCATCAATGACAATATTGTATGATACCTCATCTAGAAATATGCCTAAATCCTTAAAGTTGTTGAATTGGTCTACAGCCTCGGAAGCCATACCCATTTGACACAAGCACTGAAGGATCGAGCTAATAATCACACAATTGGTTTTGAGACCCTTTAATGCCATTTCATTATGAAGAGACAAAGCTTTAAGTATATCCCCACTCTTGCAGTATCCTTCAATTAAGGCACCATAGCAGTAGGAATCAGGAACCACTCCATGTTCATTCATATCTAGAAGGACACACTCAGCTTTGTTTAATTTCTTCTCTTGAACAAACCCGCGGATGACAACAGTATAAGAGAACAAATCAATTGGAAGTCCAGCCCCCCTCCATGCTTGAAGCACTTCATACCCAAGGTCTGACCTCCCATGCGAACAAAGCCCATGGATATAGGTTGCATATGTAAAGGCATTTGGGGGCACGCCAGCTTCCTCCATCTCCTGAAAAATGTCAACGACATCTTCCAAATTACCTTTCCTGCAAAGTGCCTTGATGACAATACCATAGGTGTAGACATTTGGGCTCAAACCAAGCCTCTTGAATTGGTGGAAAACAGCCACAGCCGCATCAAGTTTTCCACTCTCAATCAATCGATTGATGAGAAAATTACAAGCCAATATATGGGGCATAAAACCACGCCTTCTGATTTTAAACAGAGTGTCAATGGCTTCATCAAACATGCTGATGCTAACATAAGCCTTCACTAATGCATCAAACGCCCGAACCAATGAATCGGATCCCCTGGCCTCGTCAAGAAGGCTGTCCACTATTGCATCAGATAAATCTGAAATTCCAAAGCCGAAACTTTCCTCTTTGGATTGTTGAATAACCTCCAGCAAGACAGCATCCAACCTCCTATCCATGCACCTGTGACATAGAATCCTAATAATGGCCAGGTAAGTGCCGACATCGTGCTGGAAACCTTGTTCCTTG from Diospyros lotus cultivar Yz01 chromosome 9, ASM1463336v1, whole genome shotgun sequence encodes the following:
- the LOC127809804 gene encoding pentatricopeptide repeat-containing protein At2g26790, mitochondrial → MFGSGTRLLVSCARTVLKAVDRAPFVRLNSGFAAAARLSPYFSDYSISEDDEVKSTAVCTHTDSITNNSSKVIDALNGLREEPNLAFSFFRQLKEQGFQHDVGTYLAIIRILCHRCMDRRLDAVLLEVIQQSKEESFGFGISDLSDAIVDSLLDEARGSDSLVRAFDALVKAYVSISMFDEAIDTLFKIRRRGFMPHILACNFLINRLIESGKLDAAVAVFHQFKRLGLSPNVYTYGIVIKALCRKGNLEDVVDIFQEMEEAGVPPNAFTYATYIHGLCSHGRSDLGYEVLQAWRGAGLPIDLFSYTVVIRGFVQEKKLNKAECVLLDMNEHGVVPDSYCYGALIEGYCKSGDILKALSLHNEMALKGLKTNCVIISSILQCLCQMGMASEAVDQFNNFKDLGIFLDEVSYNIVIDACCKLGKLEQAVRFFDEMKSKKMVMDVVHYTTLMAGYLIQGGLVDALNLFEEMKGKGLKPDIVTYNVLAGGFSRKGLAQEVLNLLDNMEAQGLRATSTTHNVIIEGLCMGGKVKEAENFLGSLENKSLDNYAALFNGYCEVGCTRAAYELFGKLSKQGVLVKGSSCLKLLINLCMKGEHDNTLVLFEAMLASDTSLNKIMCCKLIAAFCSSGDMGKAQLVFDKMVEKGLTPDVITYTIMINGYCRVNCLHQACELFKDMKGRGIKPDVVTYTVLLDGHAKIKRKRASVLSNAGGNSRGPNDISTISSEMKDMELKPDIICYTVLIDNACKTDNLQDAIALFDEMINRGLEPDTVTYTALLCGYCSKANVSKAVNLVNEMSFRGIQPDVHTMSVLYRGLLRAKKIQFLH